aaaacttgAGTCATGATGCTGAAATGTTGAATTGTCTTCCAGAATCAAAAACCTAACTGTGAAACCTAACTTAGACTTTGGAAATATTTCCTGTCTAAATGtggctgaaataaacaaattcatgctctttgttttcataatttcattttaataaacttGTTGTGGGAATCTCAACCTTTTCCCTCCATGTTAGGACCAAGAAGCTTTTTAAAGGCTGCAGCACCTTTTAACAATTAATgtgatgtgaataaaaatgtatcttcaGTTATATTTGGCTCAATTGACGTTACCCATCATTTCCCAGCTTGTGTTACAAATTTCACTTGACTGTTAAATGAACATAATCCATCAGCTTGAATTACTGTTGAATGAAGGTTTCAATTGGAAACATGAAGCAACATTTCAACATCAAGTTTTTGTGGCATCAGACAAATTAGGCAAGcaagcaacatttttaaatgaccaaaacatgataaaaatgttgaaaatgaaaaatgaaataataaataatgagaaaCAGAACTATCTGAATGTTGGACCTTTCTTCTTTTGTATCTTGATGAAGaaatcactttcatttcacttttttatttcctcaatgATTTCTGAAACTTTACAGccatcaaaaatgaaaaatgatttcatttttggaCCGCATGACCTTCATGTTCAGAATCTTTCACCAGCAAACGGCCTGCTGTGTCAAACTTCACCCATCTGGCCCGACACACaccataaaacaaacacagcagcccaACTTCCTGAAGAAACAAGCCATTTATTCCCGTCATGACATCACTGATGTGTGTGGGAAGTAACACACATCACTGCCCTGGTTCCTGGGAATGCAACACACACTCCCTCTACATGTGCATGAAAAAatgaacactcacacacacatatgcagaaacattcacaaatacacaccttCCATCCATCattgacacacacgcacaggcacTGAAATACTGCCAGACTTCTGGTGAACTCCTGGTTCACTTCTTAGTAATTTCACAGTCAGAGTGTTGCAGACAAACAGCAACCTCAGTTTGTGTTGGTGGAGTGTGAAGCTTCAGGTGGAGAGATCAGTTTCTGTGACGTCCACAAAACGTCTAAATTGGATTTCTTCTTTGTCGGGAAAACACCAGTTTGTTTAGTTTGAGGACAGCAGCAGAATAATCAGGTCTCTCTgagctctctgctctccacagtGGTCCGGTCCGACTGAACCAGCACCAGCTGGATCCAGCTCCACCAAAAactgagagacaggaagtgatctCCGAGCCGTGTGAGCTGGTTTTAGCTTCTGGTGGTGATGGGGCACCCGAAAATAAcgttttgtgatgtttttccaaCGGATGAAACCAAAGCTTTCCCATATTTTGTGACTAATTTCACATAAAGTTGTGAAATCGAGAGTTGTGGCTGCCACATTATCTCCCCGGCTGCTGTTTTCTGGTTTCATCTACTTCGTTCCTCTttcctcagttttattttcctcctctaaTCATCTGAGGTCAGACTGGGAGCTCATGAACTCTGTCAGTCCTCGGTGACGACCCCTCCCTCTGAAACAGGTTTGCTCAGAGCGACAGTACTGTTATTTTCAGTGCTGGGGGGTCAAACTGATTCTGCAGGTCTGCAGGTGAGATGCTGGTTGTGATTTCCTTCAGCTCGGACAGAAACGTGagtttcctcttctcctccaacTGATGTTGGAATTCATGTCAAAATGTTTCCACTCATCTGATGCCGTGGCATCTTCGTCCCTGACAGTCGGAGAACGCCTGCCTTCCCTGGTTTCTTTGTGCCAGCAGAAGATGTTCCCGCCATCAGCTGACAACTGGCTGACTCTGAGGTCTCCACTTCCTGCTGAGCCTTCACATTAAAAGCGTGTGTAATGTGAAGCCACAGGAGATGAAAAGTTGCTGACAGCTGCGGCTTCACAAACCAATGTTACATCAGAGCAAATCGAGAATTTGATAACTGATTTATGACAAGATTTGGTTTCATTACGTGCCTAAAATCTGATCACACGATACACAATGAAACTTTAAGTTTGTCAGTGATAAATGCAGCGATGGAATAAATACATCATACAGTGAACgtagaaatataaaaacactgaccatttcatttaaaaaatctgatttgaatatAATTGGTGGGAATAAAAGAGCTGTGATATAAAAGGGtccatttggaaaaaaaattaaataaaaaaataaagatcctctgaaataaatgaaaatgttaaatataaaatgaaataaacttaTTTAattgctgcatttatttaattctgtATCTTCTTTGGTTTCGTGCTcagggtggattttttttagcAGCTGATTCAGGAACCCGTGTCATCTCTCTGAgccgtgacctttgacctcatcaCGCCGGATGTTGCAGGACAAATATTACAACAGACGTTGCATCGCCGAACTGCCACTTGTGGCCAAATTTCATCAGTCAAGAGAATGACGAAccttcttcctccccctctgtgtgtgtgtgtgtgcaggtacAGCAGCTCCCGTATTGGCCAATAGCCCAGACTCAGAGTGTTCAGGTTTCACTACAAACCGAATCACTTCCTGTTGGTTGACCAATAGCATCTGAGCTGGTCATTCCTGCTTGGTGAGCGGCTGAGATGTGCCCACCAGCTTCCTCCAGTCGTGTTGAAACTGATCATGTGTGATTTGACTTCTTCTTCATGTACTTTTCCACAAAGtgcttgaaaaatgaaaaagcccacaaatgtaataaaaagaGATTTCAACAGCAGTTCTGccgcaaatgaaaacacaggaacCAAATTTACACAAACGCCGTTACGTCAGATCCTGATTCTGCTGCCGGCGTTCCGACGCAGAGAAAAGATGGACAGCAGAAATGTGCTGCCGTAACCAGGTGACATATGACTCTTTGGGAGAGAAGAGAcccaagaaaggaaaaataaaatctgcacgTTACACAATGAATGACTGAAGAGTGAGGAGCTGaaacacagagcaaaaacacagcactgatttattttctcgGAGAATCAGATAAACTGATGCACCCTGGGTAATGTAGTTAACATAGGGCACATGCAAACAGCACAGAACCTGATCTGGAGttaaattttcttttcctgcttcagGCTGGATCATGATCTGGGCTCAGCTGAGGTAAAAAGGCTTCTTCATGACACGTAACTGTGATGtaatagaaaacaaaatgtcagcagCCCAACAGGTCGAGCAGGAAACCAGGAAGTTTGTTATGAGCTGAAATGAACATTCCAACATGGAGTCAAGTCCAAACAGTTCCCTGAAGGAACGACGCCCCGCCCACCAACCGCTGTAACTCCTGatgacacacattttcatcctggtcctggatcagCTCCTCATGAAACTGTCCACAGATTACTGAGCTGATTCATTATCAGGAAACTTGGATGTCTGATTTTTGTTCCTATTTCAGTTTAACGCTGCGTAAAAATAATGAAGGATGCAGACCCTCAGCTGCCTCTCTGCCCTGACATGTCCAGTCTTGTTGGGCTGATCTCAGATGTTTCACatgaagttgtttgttttgaactttTCTCGGATCAGATTTAATTAAGTTAGTTTGTTGGATGAATGTGATGAGGGTGATGAGGCCACAGCAgcatctttcatttcctctctgccGTCTTCAGATACTGAACATTATTCATTGTAGCCTTTAACATGCCCAGTTTGTTCAGGTGCATCCAACACAATCATTCACTAATCAGGACGAGTGGGAGTGCAGCTGCTCTTCTTAACTTATCCTTTTAATAACGAAGCATCAtgtagaataaaataaaaaggtccGTATGGAGAGCAGCACTTCAGATTAGACTGTGAAAATAGGTCATAtagttttgcttgtttgtttttttaaactttgctcCTCTTCAGATCCAGATCTCCAGtctgattatttttattctgtgtccTTCAAAAATTAGTCTGTACCTTAAAAATGACATGAGCATTTTTAATATGCaatacatatttttaattatcaaagtatcaaaaacaaaaatgaacagaagTACACATCGGTAGTGCGGTTGGACCTGACAGATTCAGACTACGATGCTCCAGCAGAAATAAAGCAGTCTGCAGCAGAAGGAGGCACAGTAGAGTACACAGCTCAGTagcaaccaacaacaacaacaagacaacaaactacaaaaaacacacacacacacacaacgaaCACACAGACGCCTGCGTCCTTTTCACCGTGTCACTCAAAGTTGTTTTCCTCTCATGAAACACACGACAAACATGAATctcatctgaaacacaaaacacttcagTCTATCACGAGCCAACAAACAGTCAAACCTTCAGTTTGTACATTTAAGTGTTTTCTGAATACTGATAACCAGAGTTTCTCCTCttcacttcatgttttatgAGAAGTGAAACTCTAATTTGTTGCTCTTTGTACTTCAACAGTTTGTTTGCACAACAAACCACATTTTTTCTTCAGGGATTAGTTCATTCCTGTATGGGGGGGACTGAGACTCAGGTGAGGTCCAAAACAAACTAATATTATCAGAGCAGAGTCAGACGTGTTGAAGGACAACTTCTGACAGCTGCTGACGAGCTCAACATAACgtctatcaataaataaatataaagttcttgttttgtgtgtttgttttctttttttaaaggaggCTTCTGGTGTTTATATACAGTTAATGTGCAGTCAATACAATAAACAGACTTTAGGTAGAAAAcaacgtgaaaaaaaaaaaaaacaaaacacactcatACTCATGTAGCTTAATCAGGATGAACAGAGCAACTCGTCTGTTTAAGAGGGAACGCAGTGATCATCAGAATGGACTCACTAAATTTTATACACGTGGTTTTTTTGGACAGCTTTTGCTTTTAGTAGTTTTTGAATTGTTCTGAAAGGTAAAGTGTTGTCTGCATTAAGGAGTACGTGGTCGTTTAATGCTTTAAGTGCAGATCAGGTTTCCCTTTGTGACCGCCAACATCCTGAACTcacagaaagaggcagaaaataaacatgtgGCCTCGACTTCTCCAGCCGGTTCACGTCCTGAGTGGTTAGTAGCAGcagatttagtttttcatgTCGTACAAAAGGAGCAGACAGGGTGGATACGGTGATCACATCATTCTGTagttaacaataaataaatatttcatttcacacacacttttcttttagAGTCTGAACTCACATCattctgcttctgtctgtgtgggCGAACACTTCAGTTTTGTGCCTTTAAATCAGACTTTGGTACAAAACTCAGCGCTAAATCAGAATCTATTCAAAatacctgaaaataaaaaagcagtttCTTTTAGTGCTTTAGCGCCCGACCTGTCCCCGACCTGTCCCCGACCTGTCGTATGTCCAGATGTCCAAATGCACGTCAAGGTGTCCGCTGAATGTCACCTCTTGCCCAGTCAGGAGTGCCGGTCTCAGAGTGTTGGAGGTGCTGCGGTCGTTTCCCGCCACTGTCTCTAGCAGCTTtgtggcgttttgttttttttcactgtcatgAGTCAACATGGCGGCTCCGCCTGCGTCTCCAACAGTGTCAGCTTCGTTGGAGGAAACAGGCGGGGCAGAAGTCTCATAGGTGAGCGGGGCACTGGATGTGATCCAGGCTGAGGAGGCCTCCATCCAGAGGAGCCAccgtggaggtggaggaggtggagcagctggtggaggaggtgaggcTGTGGAGCTGGAAGGTGTTCTCCTTGATGTGCTGGATGAAGAGGTTCCGCTCGTCTTCGGGCGTTTGGCCGTTCTGGGCTCGGACGATGCAGGTGGGCCGGTGCAGGTTCAGCATGTAgaccagctgctgcttctgctgcttcagctcCTCGATCTGGGCCTTCAGGTCGGCGTTGACGCTCTCCAGCTTCTCCGACTCCTGCAGAGACCAGATCAGTTCGGTGACTCACTTTAAGGCTGAGAAAGTGAACTTTATAAAGAAAAGCACCAGAGCTTCGTGTGTCTGCTGACCTTCTGCAGAGACTCcgtcttctccttcttcttgtTGCGACACTTTGCAGCAGCGATCttgttcctctctctcctcctcttcctcctctcgtGCTCCTCGGTGGTCAACTACAAACCAGAGACATGAACTCATGATTGAGCCTAAATGCACACACGCCCTCAGTCAGGAGATCCCAGCACGCCGCCTCACCTCTCTCTTGATGCCCGAGCCGCAGGCCGGCTGCTCGGACGCCCGGTCCGAGCTGGAGCTGGCGCCGTCGGAGCTCATGTCCACGCTGAGGCCGTTGGACAGCCGCTTGGTCTGGATGGCGAGACGCAGCTCCTCCTTGACGATCGGCGTGAAGTTGGTGAAGTCTTCCAGTGTGAGCGAGCCCGGCGGGGAGAGGCAGGGCACCAGGGCGGAGCAGCTGATGTCGGCCAGCGAGGGACCCGAGTGCTGCAGCATCATTCTGGACACACAAAGCAGGACGACAAAGGTCAGGGACGGACACACAAAgacccacaacaacaacaacaacaagaaacaaaagacaaactgaaataaagcgtgaactcagacaaacacaataaGTTTGTGTTGATGAACGTGTCAGAACAGGAACTGCTGAGCTCAGAAGAACAAACTAAACTTCCCAAAGCGCTCAGTCCGTTTCAGTTCACTGGCTCTTCCTTCGTGTTCAGCTTGTTCATACGAGCTTTAAAGATCCGAACCGTGAAAGAGAAGAGCGGACCGACCTGTTGGAGTGCGGGAGTCCGTGAAGACGAGCCGGCTGCGGACCTCAGGAGCGGACTGTCGGTGTCGGTGTCGGCCGGTCTGCCTCAAGTTGCGTTTGGACTCGGCGCGTTGCATCACCCGCTTTATAAGGGcgagggggggcggggcttggtGACGTTAACAAGAAGGGCggaagagcagggagagagggggggtgaCGTCATCCTATTTATAGAAGGCTGATCCTGCGATGATGCAATCGAGCAACCCCGAGCAGTTCTGCCCCAACTgccccccctccatccctcacTTAACTCTGTCCATcatctcctttctttttcagcGTCTCCTCTCCTCGCAGCCTTGACCTTTGATAAAGTTGTGAAGTAGAGTTAGaaactcttcctctcctctctgtgttaaCGCAGACGTTAACGATGGTTTTCTCTCCTGGAGGTCTTCATGAATGAGTGAATATCCGGCAGACAGACAGGGCGGGACGACTGATGGCGTCCATGATGGCTCTGATGTTCGGCAGGAGAAATGAACGTTTCAGATTTCCAGACTCAGACTTAATGAGTCTTAATCAGCTGATCTCTCTGACTTCCTGTCGCTAGTGGCGATGGTTTTCACATCAGAAGAGTTGAATTCTTCCAGTTCCACTCAGAGTCATTACGAATATCAACAGTTCGAACATCAAGACGACCCATCGTCCAACACTGGACCTGTAATCAGCCTCATGTGAAAGGTGTACGGATCCACCCCCCCCTCCGCCATGGTTCCTCTCCCGACagccttgacctctgacctctgagtcACCAGTCCCAGACCTgcagacctgaaccaggactGGCTGTATGTCCTGCTCCCGAACAGGACCAATGTTCGGACCCTGCTGGATTACTTCCAGGATGACACTTCAGAGCCAGTTTCCTCTGCTggcttctcttctttcttcgTCTTCCTTCCGCTCAATTCACTTCCTTCATTTCAGCTGCTGCAATCTAGAAGCTTCCAGTTTCTCCTCTCACTTTTGTTGAATCTGGTTTTTCTCAGAAATATTACTCAAGAGTTCGGATGTTGTGAAATGCAGAACCCTAAACCTTCACGGTGTTTCACCCAAAATGAATACATCAGGAAACGTGTCTTTGTGCAACGGCCACTGTGCCTGATCCAGAAATCTGCTTGTCTTCATCCACTCCGGGTCACCTTTGTGCTGGTTTTCCATTTAGAGTTCTGCTCATATAACTCATTGTGTTATCGAGCCGTTCAGCCATAAAACAGTTAATAATCAACCAGACAGCGCTCCGGTCCACCCTTCGTTCTGCTGAGACGAACGTTTACGTCACTTTCAAGATGAAACCAGTTGGACAAACGTTTGTTCTCCAGAAAGGAAAGTGAGAAAAACTCTGAGGTATCAATTTCTCTGACTCCAAACTTGCCCAACACAAATTACCATCactttgatatatatatatatatatatatatatatatatatatatatatatatatatatatatatatctcccaacattttagtttaaaactttcatattttacattgaAGGCCTAGATTAGGTCATTTTTTGAGTAAATGCccata
This genomic interval from Echeneis naucrates chromosome 24, fEcheNa1.1, whole genome shotgun sequence contains the following:
- the atf3 gene encoding cyclic AMP-dependent transcription factor ATF-3 — its product is MMLQHSGPSLADISCSALVPCLSPPGSLTLEDFTNFTPIVKEELRLAIQTKRLSNGLSVDMSSDGASSSSDRASEQPACGSGIKRELTTEEHERRKRRRERNKIAAAKCRNKKKEKTESLQKESEKLESVNADLKAQIEELKQQKQQLVYMLNLHRPTCIVRAQNGQTPEDERNLFIQHIKENTFQLHSLTSSTSCSTSSTSTVAPLDGGLLSLDHIQCPAHL